From the genome of Jeotgalibacillus haloalkalitolerans, one region includes:
- a CDS encoding metallophosphoesterase family protein yields MKIAVMTDIHGNAPALKSVLHELDRRGDVKHIYCLGDMIGIGPDTNEVLEILFARNDVSMMTGNHDEAVLALLKGEEHPLSHAHAKAHHQWIADKMDKIFISRLDQLPRTLNVTVEGQTILFTHYHIEQKKLNDHISQDPFSRIVEPELESLKTLFKEHKERLICFGHHHPLHYFKDHDQYFLNPGSLGCSSKPAAPYAIVNVEQAGIEVSLQEAFYDKTEFLASYELLQVPDRNFLMRVFHGEK; encoded by the coding sequence CCGATATTCACGGGAATGCCCCCGCTTTGAAATCCGTTCTTCACGAGCTGGATCGGAGGGGAGATGTTAAACATATTTACTGTCTGGGAGATATGATAGGGATTGGACCGGATACAAATGAAGTCCTGGAGATTTTATTTGCCAGAAATGATGTCTCTATGATGACTGGTAACCATGATGAAGCAGTATTGGCCCTGCTTAAAGGAGAAGAACATCCGTTAAGTCATGCTCACGCCAAAGCGCATCATCAGTGGATCGCAGATAAAATGGACAAAATCTTTATCTCGCGATTAGATCAATTGCCAAGAACACTAAATGTAACGGTTGAAGGTCAGACGATCCTATTTACGCACTATCATATTGAACAAAAGAAACTAAATGATCATATCAGTCAGGATCCATTTAGCAGAATTGTTGAACCGGAATTAGAGAGCCTAAAGACTTTATTTAAGGAACACAAAGAAAGGTTAATTTGCTTTGGGCACCATCATCCACTTCATTATTTCAAAGATCATGACCAATATTTTTTGAATCCAGGGTCTTTAGGCTGCAGTTCAAAGCCAGCAGCCCCGTACGCAATTGTTAACGTGGAACAAGCTGGAATTGAAGTTAGTTTGCAAGAAGCGTTTTATGACAAGACAGAGTTTTTGGCCTCATATGAATTGCTCCAGGTTCCGGATCGGAATTTTTTAATGAGGGTGTTTCACGGGGAAAAGTAA
- a CDS encoding histidine phosphatase family protein, producing MEIVFVRHAQGEHTLQLPESLQLQNPALTDEGILQAARLPTEIPLTERDIIVTSPVRRTMQTASVWSQSIDCRKIVSPLVSPRMFPQKPDGQTLPCDRILNKDVINKEFPNFVLENDLHEKLWISGINTLPEQAFHLVAQSFLKWCKRQNAERICVVSHDGTITSYRQLIKNEKLTREDFLKDAGWVREIVHL from the coding sequence GTGGAGATCGTTTTTGTTAGACATGCCCAGGGTGAACACACTTTACAATTACCAGAAAGCCTGCAACTTCAGAATCCTGCCTTGACTGACGAGGGTATACTGCAAGCAGCAAGACTTCCAACTGAAATCCCTCTGACTGAAAGAGACATCATTGTCACAAGCCCTGTCAGAAGGACAATGCAGACTGCATCTGTCTGGAGTCAAAGCATTGATTGCAGAAAAATCGTCAGTCCGCTTGTATCACCAAGAATGTTTCCACAAAAACCTGATGGTCAGACACTGCCCTGCGACCGGATTCTGAATAAAGATGTCATTAATAAGGAATTTCCAAACTTTGTGCTCGAAAATGACCTACATGAGAAACTTTGGATTTCGGGCATTAATACATTGCCGGAACAGGCATTTCATCTAGTGGCACAAAGTTTTTTGAAGTGGTGCAAAAGGCAGAATGCTGAACGTATCTGCGTTGTATCACATGATGGAACGATCACATCTTATAGACAATTAATTAAAAACGAAAAGCTGACACGGGAAGACTTTTTAAAAGATGCCGGATGGGTAAGAGAAATCGTTCACCTTTAG
- a CDS encoding phosphotransferase family protein gives MNLNHPIATGNTASIYLHNEKVYKMFNRNLPADEASREAVKQRYAYACGLNVPQVYEVIDINGQQGIVMEHMIGKSLGELAFEDITNAEPYLHTSVQVQQEIHRVRADVIEPMHKKLQRQIESADLLTHIQKSQLLKKLGDLSGESRLCHGDFHLYNLISSDNKTVILDWVDASAGSPAADVCRSYLLYTQVSEQIASLYLKIYCDTSSISRDEIIEWAPVIAGARLAEHVQSENPERLLRIVSKHY, from the coding sequence ATGAATTTAAATCACCCAATTGCAACCGGAAATACAGCCAGCATTTATTTACATAATGAAAAGGTTTATAAAATGTTTAACAGGAATCTCCCTGCAGATGAAGCATCACGGGAAGCAGTAAAGCAGCGCTACGCATATGCCTGCGGATTAAACGTACCACAGGTGTATGAGGTCATTGATATTAACGGACAGCAGGGAATCGTGATGGAGCATATGATTGGGAAATCGCTTGGAGAGCTGGCATTTGAAGACATCACGAATGCCGAACCGTATTTACACACTTCAGTTCAGGTTCAGCAGGAGATTCATAGAGTAAGAGCGGATGTCATAGAGCCAATGCACAAAAAACTGCAGCGGCAGATTGAATCTGCAGACCTTCTAACACATATTCAAAAGAGTCAATTACTGAAAAAGCTTGGTGATCTATCAGGTGAAAGCAGGCTTTGCCATGGTGATTTTCATCTGTATAACTTAATCAGTTCAGATAATAAAACTGTTATTTTGGACTGGGTGGATGCAAGCGCGGGAAGTCCTGCAGCAGATGTCTGTCGTTCTTATTTGCTCTACACACAGGTGTCTGAGCAAATAGCCAGCCTTTATCTGAAAATCTATTGCGATACAAGCAGCATCTCCCGCGATGAAATCATTGAGTGGGCACCAGTCATCGCAGGTGCCAGACTGGCTGAGCATGTACAATCAGAAAATCCTGAACGTTTACTTAGGATTGTGAGTAAACATTATTGA
- a CDS encoding VOC family protein: MSKSFIEQVHYIRIPVRDLEQSAKWYSDILGLQLLTITEEPVAIIKVNEGPFLLALVPADEESFSHFTINNEPAFSIGFSSSKLPEFHQHLLDHGAKVEDIQEYQGHSYFHFYDLNGNKLQVHW, from the coding sequence ATGAGTAAATCATTCATTGAACAGGTTCACTATATTAGAATCCCTGTAAGAGATTTAGAACAATCTGCAAAATGGTACAGTGACATTTTAGGTCTTCAATTGTTAACCATCACGGAAGAACCGGTTGCGATTATCAAAGTGAACGAAGGACCTTTTTTACTGGCATTGGTGCCTGCTGATGAAGAATCCTTTTCACATTTTACAATCAATAACGAACCGGCATTCAGCATTGGTTTCTCGAGTTCCAAATTACCTGAATTCCATCAGCATCTACTGGATCACGGGGCTAAGGTAGAGGATATTCAGGAATATCAGGGGCATTCATATTTCCACTTTTACGATCTGAATGGGAATAAGCTTCAGGTGCATTGGTAA
- a CDS encoding AAA family ATPase encodes MVHLKSVHINQDRIPVNEYPFNLPIIKNLGSLAFHKQVTILVGDNGTGKSTLLEAIASNSESILIGGEAFDSELSVKLRDQLKLVWRIKTRKGFFFRANDFNHFINRLKDIKAESRQAIRDIKERDSNSLEVMPYARTLSDLERLYGQGLEVRSHGESFLDLFQARLQPDGLYILDEPEAPLSPLKQLTLISMMKEMVQNNCQFIIATHSPILMAFPDAEILSIQDGMLQQATYDELEHVTLTRDFLNHPERFLRHL; translated from the coding sequence ATGGTGCATTTGAAATCTGTTCATATCAATCAGGACCGGATCCCGGTGAACGAGTATCCATTTAACCTGCCCATTATCAAAAACCTTGGATCACTGGCGTTTCATAAACAGGTCACGATCCTGGTTGGGGACAACGGAACAGGGAAGTCTACTTTACTTGAAGCGATTGCTTCTAACAGTGAAAGCATTTTAATTGGTGGTGAGGCGTTTGACTCTGAATTATCGGTAAAACTGAGAGATCAGCTGAAGTTAGTCTGGCGTATTAAAACGAGAAAAGGCTTCTTTTTCAGAGCAAATGATTTTAATCATTTTATTAACAGGTTAAAGGATATAAAAGCTGAATCCAGACAGGCCATCCGGGACATCAAGGAAAGAGATTCAAATTCTCTTGAGGTGATGCCTTATGCAAGAACATTAAGTGATTTGGAAAGGCTGTATGGGCAAGGTCTGGAAGTACGGTCACACGGAGAAAGTTTCCTGGATTTATTTCAGGCCAGGTTACAGCCTGATGGATTATATATTTTAGATGAGCCTGAGGCACCATTATCGCCTCTCAAACAGTTAACGCTTATCTCAATGATGAAAGAAATGGTGCAAAACAACTGCCAGTTCATCATTGCCACACATTCCCCTATCCTGATGGCTTTTCCGGATGCAGAGATATTATCCATCCAGGACGGGATGCTGCAGCAGGCAACTTACGATGAACTGGAGCACGTTACGTTAACGAGAGATTTCTTAAATCACCCTGAGCGTTTTTTGAGGCATTTATGA